From the genome of Coriobacteriia bacterium:
CACGAACTGCAGCACGAGGTCGGCGATACACTGGCCCTCGCGGTCGGGGTCGCAGGCGTTGATGACGCGAGCGTAGGAGCCGCTGGCCAGCAGGCCCGCGACGACCTGGTACTGCGCGTCGGCGCCACGCTCGCGCGAGACGGCCCAGCGCCAGCCGTCGGCCGACGGGATGATGGGCAGCGCCGCCGTGCCGCGCTCGCGCCACTCGGGGTGGTCGTCGTACTCGTCGGGCATGAGCAGGCGCAGCAGGTGGCCCTGGGCCCACGTGACGTCGTAAGCGTCGCCGCCGATCCATGAGCCGTGGTCGGCGCGGCAGCCGAGGAACGTGGCGATCGTGCGGCCGACGCTGCGCTTCTCCGCGATGACGAGCGTCTTTGTGGGGACGGGAGCCGAACCGTCCGCCGAAGCCCCCTGTCCGCCAGTGCCCGCCGTCATATCCGTGCCCTCGCCTGCCACAGCCGTGCCGCTCCCCTCGCCATCGAACGTGCCGGATGGACCATCGTACCAGAGCATGCGCGGCGAGCCCCATCCGGCGAGACAAATCCGTCGAATGTGGGCCGATAGGCTTCTCTTTGGAGGAAGGCGACTCCAAAAGCCTCAACAAACCTGCGGTTTTCTGAGCAAAAACCCTCAACCTGCCGCAAACAGATCCCCGTCAGTCCGCATTCGACGCGCTGTCGAGGCAAACCGGGCGTGGACTTCATGCAGCCCCTGGCATCATAATCACGTCAACTTCGAGCAAAAGGAGACCCTCCATGGCCAGGACGTCCACGAAGACCCACGCCCACAGGAGTGCCCTCGTCCCGGTGGGACTCGCAGGCGCCGCGCTGTCGCTTGCGCTGCTGGGCGGTTGCGGCCCCACGGAGCAAGTTCCCGACGCGAGCCAGCCAACGTCCCCGGACGCAAGTACTGCCAGCACGCAGGAGGTCGACTCCACCGCGTTCATCCCCGACGCCTCCACCGAGATCGAGCGCTTCGACGAGCAGGGCGATACCGGCGAGAAGGAAAGCGAGTCCACGTCGGGCACCGCCGTCACGTTCCGCCCCGCCGACACCGGCATCCAGGAACAGCCTGAGCTCAGCTACCCCTACCTCGGCCTCACGGCTAAGCTTCCGCAAAGCCTCCAGGACGCCATGGCGAGCCGCGACGTCTTTGCGTTCGCCCAGGAAAGCTACACGGACGACTGGACGGCCATCCGCTACGCCCACCTCGTCTTCTGCGCGCTGACCGACGAGCAGAAGACGCGCGAGGTATCCACCGTCGACCCGGAAGCATGGCGAAGCGAGCTGCGCCGCATCGGCACGCTCGGCGCCTACGAGAAGGCTTACGAAAGCCAGCTCGACGACCTCACCGGCTGCGATGAGCACACGAAGCTCGGCGAGAGCCCCGACGGCGCGTACGTCTACTACCTCAGCACGAGCTCACAGGCAAGCCCCGATGAGATTACCCAGCTCACGGGCATCGAGACGACCATCTCCGCCATGCGCGAGCTCGACCCCTCCGACACGCTCACGGCATTTTCCGTCGGCCGCATCGAGGGCGTCTCCTCTGTCGGCGACTGGACGACGACCGACGTCGAGGGCGCGGCCATCGACTCCCGCGAGCTGTTTGGCAGCGCCAAGCTCACGCTCGTCAACGTGCTCACGACGTGGTGCCCCTCGTGCGTCGAGGAGATGCCCGAGCTCGAGCAGCTGCGCGCGACCATGGAGCAGAGCGGCGTCAACGTCGTGGGCGTCGTGCTCGACACCGTCACCGAGAAGGGCAATCTCGACGAGTGGGCAGTCGAACAGGCGCAGAGGCTCAAGCGCGTGAGCGGCGTGCAGTTCCCGCTGATCGTGCCCGACGCCTCGGAGATGAACGGAAGGCTCACCGGCATCGAGAGCTTCCCCGAGAGCTTCCTCGTCGACAGCGAGGGCAACATCGTCGGGAAGACGTATGCCGGCGCACGCACGTTCGAGGGCTGGAAGCAGGTCATCGAGCAGGAACTCGCCGCCCTTGAGGATCAGGCCTAGGGGCGCGGCGATGAAAGCCGTCGAGCACAACGCGACGCCTCCCGCCGGGCAGCCCGCGCCCAGGGG
Proteins encoded in this window:
- a CDS encoding TlpA family protein disulfide reductase → MARTSTKTHAHRSALVPVGLAGAALSLALLGGCGPTEQVPDASQPTSPDASTASTQEVDSTAFIPDASTEIERFDEQGDTGEKESESTSGTAVTFRPADTGIQEQPELSYPYLGLTAKLPQSLQDAMASRDVFAFAQESYTDDWTAIRYAHLVFCALTDEQKTREVSTVDPEAWRSELRRIGTLGAYEKAYESQLDDLTGCDEHTKLGESPDGAYVYYLSTSSQASPDEITQLTGIETTISAMRELDPSDTLTAFSVGRIEGVSSVGDWTTTDVEGAAIDSRELFGSAKLTLVNVLTTWCPSCVEEMPELEQLRATMEQSGVNVVGVVLDTVTEKGNLDEWAVEQAQRLKRVSGVQFPLIVPDASEMNGRLTGIESFPESFLVDSEGNIVGKTYAGARTFEGWKQVIEQELAALEDQA